The genomic window GGAGAAAAACCTGATCGAAAACGGTGTTAAAAGCGCTATAGTGCTTGATTTGGCAGGACATATTATTGCCAGCTGTAAAAGCAAGGGGTGCACCCATGATATATATTCACTTGCAGCTCTGGCGGCAGGTAATTTTGGCGCGGTGAGTGCAATGGCACAGATCGTTGGAGAAGAAGAATTTTCATTGCTTTTTCACAAAGGAGAGGATGAAAATTTGCATTTCAGTAAAATAAGTGAAGAGTTACTGCTGATCACCACCTTCGGAAATGATGTATCGTTGGGTTTCCTTCGTATGAAAATCAGTGAATCTCTTAATACAATACGGGATATTTTTAGCGAATCCTAAGCGAGCATATTTATATGAATGACTATAAAGGTGCGAAGCTTGATTAATTACATTGTACCCTGTTTTAAAACAAGAAAAAACAATTTCCCCGGATGCTGCATATGACCGGCAGCAATTTGGGCATACTTCCCATTTCCCCAGAATAAATCCGCCCTCCCCGGACCCCGTATCGCCCCACCGGTGTCCTGACTCGAAACAAACCGGGAAAAATCAGTCCAGGCCTGAATTTTACTATCGGCATTTATCAGCGGTTTTTTTGTTTCCACAAAGGCAAGAGAAGGAAGAGAAAATACCCGCCTGTCCAAGGCAATTGATCTTCCCGGCGTCAATTTGACATTCAGGCAACCCAGAGGGCTATCTTCTTCAATCTTAAAAAATACATAGCTGGGATTGAAATTTAATACATCCTCGATTTCTTCAGGATGATTATTTAAATACTCACGGATTTTTTGCATGGACATTTCCGATTGGGGTATTTTATCCGAATCAATTAATAATTTGCCGATGCTGCGATAGGGGTGACCATTGGTCGCATGATAATGAACATTAATCGTATCGCCGGTATCAAGGTGAATCCTGCCTGATCCCTGGATTTGCAGGAAAAAGAGATCGACCGGGTCTTTTAACCAGGCCAGTGGTAGAGATTTTCCTTCAAGCACATTTATTTGTGATATTTCCCTTCGATCATAATAAGGAACGACCGTTTTATTGGTAAGTCGACCGGCAATGTTTTCACCCTTATACTTTTCCGAAAATGGACTCAGATCAATTTTAATAAGATCGTCGGGAGTGGTGAGCACGGGTATGTTATATTCCGCATTCCGCTTTAAGCGGCCCTGTAAAAAAGGTTCGTAATACCCTGTAAACAGGACTTCTCTCCGACCGTTACGCCCTGCGGACTGATAAACCAGATAGTTGGATTTGATAAAATATTGCAGATCTTTTTGCGATGGTTTTGTTTGTATAAAGCTCAGGAAATATTCAAAGGATCTGATCATATGCGAGGCGGTAAAAAAATCGTCTCCGTATTTAAAAGGTCTGTCTGAAGGGATTTTTTTCAGATATTCAATGCTCTTAAGGATACTATGCTCCAGTCCGTCATACAACATATCATCGCTGAACCCGGGATGGGATGATGGAGAAAGCCGGATTAGCGGGTACGTCTTTTTAATGGCACATCCTGTGAAAAAGAGGGAAAGCAGGGCAAAGATAAAAATGACGGGAATAATATTACGTAAAGATGAGTGATTCATAATCTGAATGTTGGGGCACTAAAGAAGACAGCTTCTACGAGACTTTGGGAAAAGAACTGACTAACACATTTATCGTTCAAACCTCCCGCTTTTTCCACCTGATTTCTTAAGCAGACAAATGTCTGAAATAGTCATTCCCCGGTCATACGATTTGCACATGTCATATACCGTAAGAGCCGCAATTGATACAGCTGTCAAGGCTTCCATTTCAACACCCGTTTGGCTGAAAATTCTAACAGCCGATTCGATCCTGAAAGAACACGCATCGTTATGCGGATAAAAATCAACGGAAATATGGGTGATGTTTAACGGATGACACATGGGAATAAGATCCGAAGTTTTTTTCGCTGCCATTACCCCCGCAATTCTTGCAGCTTCAAGGACATTACCTTTTTTTACTTTCTGATTGAGTATCATTTCAAATGTTTCCTGATTCATGGAAATGACACCCTGAGCCACAGCGATGCGTTCAGAGGGCTTTTTATCGGTGACATCCACCATGCGGACATGTCCTTTATTGTCTATATGGGTAAACGAAGGCTTGGTATCCATACAAATTTCAATCCATCTCCTGTCTTCTCTCTGGTCACCGATAGAACCTGCATGGGTGAGAGGAGAACAGCTTGGAGGCCATAAGTGGTGTTTTCCAAAAATCTCACTATATGGCAGTAAGCATCATGTAGCAGTGGGAAAAACGTCCGCTTTCCGGAATAAAGCAAAGCAGTTTCTGGCCTTTTTTTAACTTGCCGGAATGGAAGAGCTCTTCCATTATGATATAGATGGAGGCACTTCCCGTGTTTCCTTTTTGGGTAAGATTGGTAAACCATCTTTCATACGGGATCTCAAAATTGATATTTTTCATACCGTTGTAAAATTTATCCCGGAAATACCCCGAAGAATAATGAGGAAGGAACCAGTCGATCTGTTCAGGTTTAATTTTACGTTTCTTTACCACGCTTGCCAGAGCTTTATCCATTGCTGTTTTAACTATTTCCTGAGCAAGCAGTTTTGTATCCTGCTTTATTAAAAATTTGTATGGCTCAGCCACAGGATCGATTGATTCCGTTTCTCTCCAGCCGGTCATGGTTCCGTCTTCATTTTTCACACCACCCGCATACATGCAGGTTTCCAGCTGCCCCGCGTACGAAATATTTTCTATCCAGTCTATTTTTAATGAAATACAATCTTGGTTTTTTTCCCCTGAGAGAAATACTGCACCCGCGCCATCTGAAAGCATCCATCTTAAAAATTCCGCATCAAATGCACGTACCGGTTTTTCTTCAAGGTCGTCGCTGGGAGCTATATCGGCAGCAAAAAATTTTGCTCTTGAGTAGGATGAAGCCAGATCTGAACCGACCGCCACTGCATTTTTTGTACTACCTGTCGCTACATTCATAAAGGCATATTTTAGTGCCGTCATGCCACAAATACATATGCCCGAAGTGGTTACTGCGTCACAGGGGGGCAATCCAAGTTCACCTAACACCATAAGCGCATGGCCGGGGAATAAAAGATCGGGAGTCGTCGTTCCGCAGCTCAAACATTCAATATCATCTATGGAAAAATTTTGATAAGGATTGAGTTTGCGAACCGCCTCCGCAGCAAGCTGGGCATTTGTGTGTGTCAGTTTCCCTGTTGTTCGATCAATGGCATAGTGGCGGGTTTCAATCTTATTATTTCTAAGCATGATCCTTTTTGTTCTCGAAGGGATATCGTTTATCCTGCCAAGCACGTCCTCAATCTCATCGTTATTTACGGGGCTATGGGGTAAAAATGCAGTTATATCATTAATATAAACGTTCATTACTCAATCCTTATTATAAAACCAGATGAATTTGGCTGCTTACCAATGCATCACCATTAATCTTGCCTGATAATTTATTACCTTGTCTTTCATTGTCAATGTTTTAATGAGTTTTGAGAAAAATATTCAACCGCCTCTTTTATTTTTTTTCTGTTGACGATACGGGCTACAAAGGAAACAAGGGTTGCCAGAGGAGCAATTAAAAAAATGGCAACTATCAGATAATAAAGAAAAAGGCGAACCCTGAAGCTCCTGTTCGGGTCACCCGGGCCCCCTTTTTGTCGAATAAAATTTGACCAGATGTTAAATATTTTCAAAATTCTTTTTTCAAAGATAATATAAGAAGGAAGCACGCATATGGCTCCATGTTTGTTTAATACCGCCTGGTCTATGTCTATTTTATCTTTTGCTAGTCCTTTTAGCAGGATATGACCGAACCGTTTTGCATCTTTAATGTCCGTATCCGATACACCAGGACGGGGAAGAATTTTTAAGCAGCGATCTTTTTTCCCGGTGAACATCCAATAGGCTATGGTCGCAATGCCGACCAGGTTTTTGGCCTTATCCATTAAAACGATATTTCCGGCAATGTTGCCCCCCATATCATATATCCGGGTTTTCACTTTTTCCTGTGCCAGCAGCCACATATTGCGGCATCCAATCACGGTAACCACGGGTCGGTTCTTTATGACTTTTTGAGCCTCGGGGGATTGCAGAAAAGCGGTTACGGGTATGGAAGGGGACATATACCAGACTGTATATGCCAGAACAATGAGATCAAAATTATCATCTGCATTAAAGTTAAAAGGTTCAAGTTCGCAGGGAATTTCTTGGAATGATTCGGGGAAAACATCACAAAACTGCTGACTGGTCCAGGGAAAGGGAAATTTTTTTTTCGGTTTTAGCTCCTCAAAAACCAATGATACATCCTGACTCTTCTCCAGAGGCGACAGGATAGATTTTACAATTTCAGTTAATTGACCAGTCTGAGAAAAATATACAACTAGAACTTTCTTCATCTGTTACCTTTGTTACCTTTCAATGATTTTTCTGGTGCAGGACAATTTACAATTAAAATATCCATAAAATCGTAGTCAGATACAATCTGACCAAACCGAAATAATAACCACATATAATAATAAAAATCAATAAAAAAGAATGATTCTATCTCTTGATACAGAAATTTGGCAGGAATATTGGTAATCATCGCCTCAGGCTGAAAAGAGGATTTTTAATTGATAGTCTTAAAACCATTTGTATTTTAGGAGCTTAATAATCATTTATCGACCTCGTGATTCAGTACCTGGCGGACTGTCTGTACAAATTCATCAGTGGCATAAGGCTTTTGGATGAAATGAACATCGTTCTTTAATGCACCTTGATGAACAATATGATTATCCGTATACCCGGACATAAAAATCACCCCGGCTTCCGGAAAAATTTTACTAAATTTCTCAGCCAGCTCTTTTCCGTTCATTTCCGGCATAATAAGATCGGTTATAAGCAAATCAGGTTTAATTTGTTCCTTGTCGATTAATTTTAAAGCAGCGCTGCCGTTTTTCGCTGAATAAACCCGGTATTTGAAAGATTTCAAAACTGTAACGGTATAATTTCGCACACCTTCATCGTCTTCAACAATCAAAATAGTTTCGCCAAAACCCGAAATAGCTTCTGTACTGATTTGCTCTTTAGAATTATTTTCGGCTTTTGCTTCAGTTGCCGGCCAGTAAATCTTGAATGTTGTCCCTTTTCCCGGTTCACTGTAAGCGTAAATGCTGCCTTCATTTTGTTTTACGATACCGTAAACCGTAGCCAGGCCCAGGCCGGTTCCTTTTCCGATACCTTTGGTTGTAAAGAAGGGCTCGAATATTTTTTGTTTAGTATCCTCATCCATGCCGATTCCGGTGTCGCTGACGGCAAACATGAGATAATGACCTTCCGTAATGCCCTGATGTTGATCGATATATTCTCCACCAACATACATTTTTTTTGTTTCGATTGTTATTTTCTTTTCAGAGGCTTTATCCGTTTTAGTGTTAATGGCGTCTTTGGCATTTACAACCAGGTTGATTAAAATCTGTTCGATCTGACCGGGATCGGCCATAATTATGGGCGGATCAGGAATCAATTCCATTTGAACGCTGATATCTTCTTCAATCAGGCGCCTCAGCATTTTTGTTAAATCGGCAATTACCCGGTTGATGTCTAATGCTTCAGATTTATATACCTGCTTACGGCTGAAGGCCAGTAACTGCCTGGTCAGGTTTACCGCTTTGTCGCCGGCTGTTTTAATTGAACTGATATCTTTATAAAGAGAATGAGTGTCGTCAATTTTCATTAAGGCTAATTCACTGTGGCCGTTGATTACTGATAAAAGATTGTTAAAATCATGGGCCACACCTCCGGCCAGTGTGCCGACCGCTTCCATCTTCTGCGCCTGGCGCAATTGCCCTTCAAGTATTTTTCTGTCGCTGATATCGATTCCGAGCCCGATAAGATATTCCCTATTTTGAAACACCACTAGTTTTCCGTTTAGAAAAAAAGGTATTTGCCGGCCGACTTTAGTTGTAACCACTTCCTCCCGCGTGGCGTAGCCTTTGCTGAACGCATCTTCCATACCTTCGGCAATGTTTTGTTTACTTATTCCTGAAAAGAAGTCGAGCATTTGCATTGATTGAAATTCCTGCCTGGAATAACCGGTTATTTTCTCAAAATTTTCATTCCAATATAAAAACCTGCCGTCCCGGCCAAAAGCATAAAAAATACCGGGCATGCTGTTTATTAAATATCCTAAAAATTTTTGCTGTTCGGCTAATTCTTTTTTTATTTCTTTACGTTCGCTGATATCCGCAATAATACCTCGAATACCGGCAATTTTGTTGTTTTTAATGATTAACGAGGGGAAGGCAAGAACCGGGAAAGGGCTTCCATCAGATCGCTGTGCTATGATTTCTATTGATTTAACAATTTGCCCTTTTTGTATTTGCACAATCTTCTTTTCTATTTTTGCATGATAATCATGATGAATTAATTGAAAAATGCTGATTTTGTTTTTTAAATCATTTTCAGTATATCCAAATAATGCATAAACATTTTTATTAACAAATGTAATAATACCTTCATTATCTATTTCAAACACAGTCTGGGGCAGGTTTTCGACAAATTCACGAAACTTTTTATCGCTTTCCCTGAGTTCATCTTCCATCTTTCTGCGTCCGGTTATATCCCGCAAAAGGGCTACGATTTGTTTTCCTTTCGACGTTTCTATCAGCGCCGCGTTGACTTCAACCGGAATGATTGTGCCGTTGTTAAGTATATGATCGACTTCATGATTCCTGACAACACCTTTTGAGATTACTTCCTGAATCGCTTTTTGGGTTTTTTCCTGATCAGAGCCGGCAGTCCAATGTGAAATATTTTTGCCTTTTATATCTTCGGCATTTGTAAAACCGGATAGTCGGGTATATTCAGAGTTTGCTTCTATAACATTTCCTTTTATATCGAGAATAGCATAACCGGTTCCTGTTGCTTCGATCAGCGCTTCTAATTTTTTTTCCCCGGAATCAATCTGTTCCGCGGTCCCTTTTATCGCTGTAATATCTTTATCTACTCCGGAGTATCCAAGCAATTTACCATTATCATCCAGCATGGGCAGTCCGTTAGTTAATATATGAACTTTTTTGCCTTTTTTCGTCAGATTCATGTTTTCAAGATCAACAATCGGTTTTTTCTTCCGCATTAAACTAACAAAAATCGCCCTTACCCTTTCAGCTTCATCATCCGGCATTAAATCGAAAGGTGTTTTTCCGACAATTTCTTCATCTGAATAACCCAGTATATTCGCCTTTGAACCTGCTGCGTGGGTATAAACGCAGTCGCGGTCAAACTCCCAAAGCCAGTCGCCTGAGCAAAGAGCAATATTACGAAAAAACTGCTCGGATTTACGCAGTTTCGATAATTCTTCTAATAGTTGTTTTTCGGTTTTATATTTATCTTCGGTCATTTTAAGCTCCAACGTTGATAAAAAGACTTCATTAAACATGTCAATACAAGCAGGAGTCTCTATTAATTATTAAATCCGAAAGACTGCCAGGGCACTATATCAATCAGCTCCGGTAGTTGTTTTGCTGTCAATCCTAATATCATCAAAGTCAGTTTAATATCAATTGTTTTCATTCGTTCCAATTCAAATTCCACCCGGAAACGAGTCATTAAAAGATCTGCCAGGCAGATTAGATGTGTTAATTCCGGATAATTTGATGCCTTATGC from Thermodesulfobacteriota bacterium includes these protein-coding regions:
- a CDS encoding roadblock/LC7 domain-containing protein — translated: MIYAFEQEQLDKTEDILEKNLIENGVKSAIVLDLAGHIIASCKSKGCTHDIYSLAALAAGNFGAVSAMAQIVGEEEFSLLFHKGEDENLHFSKISEELLLITTFGNDVSLGFLRMKISESLNTIRDIFSES
- a CDS encoding beta-ketoacyl-ACP synthase III; its protein translation is MNVYINDITAFLPHSPVNNDEIEDVLGRINDIPSRTKRIMLRNNKIETRHYAIDRTTGKLTHTNAQLAAEAVRKLNPYQNFSIDDIECLSCGTTTPDLLFPGHALMVLGELGLPPCDAVTTSGICICGMTALKYAFMNVATGSTKNAVAVGSDLASSYSRAKFFAADIAPSDDLEEKPVRAFDAEFLRWMLSDGAGAVFLSGEKNQDCISLKIDWIENISYAGQLETCMYAGGVKNEDGTMTGWRETESIDPVAEPYKFLIKQDTKLLAQEIVKTAMDKALASVVKKRKIKPEQIDWFLPHYSSGYFRDKFYNGMKNINFEIPYERWFTNLTQKGNTGSASIYIIMEELFHSGKLKKGQKLLCFIPESGRFSHCYMMLTAI
- a CDS encoding PAS domain S-box protein, with the translated sequence MTEDKYKTEKQLLEELSKLRKSEQFFRNIALCSGDWLWEFDRDCVYTHAAGSKANILGYSDEEIVGKTPFDLMPDDEAERVRAIFVSLMRKKKPIVDLENMNLTKKGKKVHILTNGLPMLDDNGKLLGYSGVDKDITAIKGTAEQIDSGEKKLEALIEATGTGYAILDIKGNVIEANSEYTRLSGFTNAEDIKGKNISHWTAGSDQEKTQKAIQEVISKGVVRNHEVDHILNNGTIIPVEVNAALIETSKGKQIVALLRDITGRRKMEDELRESDKKFREFVENLPQTVFEIDNEGIITFVNKNVYALFGYTENDLKNKISIFQLIHHDYHAKIEKKIVQIQKGQIVKSIEIIAQRSDGSPFPVLAFPSLIIKNNKIAGIRGIIADISERKEIKKELAEQQKFLGYLINSMPGIFYAFGRDGRFLYWNENFEKITGYSRQEFQSMQMLDFFSGISKQNIAEGMEDAFSKGYATREEVVTTKVGRQIPFFLNGKLVVFQNREYLIGLGIDISDRKILEGQLRQAQKMEAVGTLAGGVAHDFNNLLSVINGHSELALMKIDDTHSLYKDISSIKTAGDKAVNLTRQLLAFSRKQVYKSEALDINRVIADLTKMLRRLIEEDISVQMELIPDPPIIMADPGQIEQILINLVVNAKDAINTKTDKASEKKITIETKKMYVGGEYIDQHQGITEGHYLMFAVSDTGIGMDEDTKQKIFEPFFTTKGIGKGTGLGLATVYGIVKQNEGSIYAYSEPGKGTTFKIYWPATEAKAENNSKEQISTEAISGFGETILIVEDDEGVRNYTVTVLKSFKYRVYSAKNGSAALKLIDKEQIKPDLLITDLIMPEMNGKELAEKFSKIFPEAGVIFMSGYTDNHIVHQGALKNDVHFIQKPYATDEFVQTVRQVLNHEVDK
- the moaC gene encoding cyclic pyranopterin monophosphate synthase MoaC; this translates as MDTKPSFTHIDNKGHVRMVDVTDKKPSERIAVAQGVISMNQETFEMILNQKVKKGNVLEAARIAGVMAAKKTSDLIPMCHPLNITHISVDFYPHNDACSFRIESAVRIFSQTGVEMEALTAVSIAALTVYDMCKSYDRGMTISDICLLKKSGGKSGRFER
- a CDS encoding dialkylresorcinol condensing enzyme DarA, translated to MKKVLVVYFSQTGQLTEIVKSILSPLEKSQDVSLVFEELKPKKKFPFPWTSQQFCDVFPESFQEIPCELEPFNFNADDNFDLIVLAYTVWYMSPSIPVTAFLQSPEAQKVIKNRPVVTVIGCRNMWLLAQEKVKTRIYDMGGNIAGNIVLMDKAKNLVGIATIAYWMFTGKKDRCLKILPRPGVSDTDIKDAKRFGHILLKGLAKDKIDIDQAVLNKHGAICVLPSYIIFEKRILKIFNIWSNFIRQKGGPGDPNRSFRVRLFLYYLIVAIFLIAPLATLVSFVARIVNRKKIKEAVEYFSQNSLKH
- a CDS encoding MltA domain-containing protein — its product is MNHSSLRNIIPVIFIFALLSLFFTGCAIKKTYPLIRLSPSSHPGFSDDMLYDGLEHSILKSIEYLKKIPSDRPFKYGDDFFTASHMIRSFEYFLSFIQTKPSQKDLQYFIKSNYLVYQSAGRNGRREVLFTGYYEPFLQGRLKRNAEYNIPVLTTPDDLIKIDLSPFSEKYKGENIAGRLTNKTVVPYYDRREISQINVLEGKSLPLAWLKDPVDLFFLQIQGSGRIHLDTGDTINVHYHATNGHPYRSIGKLLIDSDKIPQSEMSMQKIREYLNNHPEEIEDVLNFNPSYVFFKIEEDSPLGCLNVKLTPGRSIALDRRVFSLPSLAFVETKKPLINADSKIQAWTDFSRFVSSQDTGGAIRGPGRADLFWGNGKYAQIAAGHMQHPGKLFFLVLKQGTM